TTTGCTTTCATCCATTTATATACCTCTATTGGATTCTTTGCTCCCATTAATATAGCTATTATCGATAAAAACATTATTACCGGCAAACTATACTGTCTCCCCTGTGGTCTTGCCTGTTCTGATATATGCTCTTTTAAAATTTTCAATAATTCTGGCTCCATTTTTTCTCCCGATATAAATATACTTTTTTGGCTTTATAGCAAAAAGTATTCCTTAGTATCGGAATGGGCTAATTCCTAGTTAAGTATATTTTAAATTAAGTATTAATTTTCATAATAACATATATGCTATTATTTACAATTTAAATTAAATAGAAAACTTAATAATATTTAAAATATAATTTATTTATTAACTCTGTTTCTAAATATATAAAATGTTTTTGCAGGAAAATTGCAGTAATACATATATTTATTTCGTCAATAAGAATAAAATTTGTTAAAAATGTTATAATCAAATAAATTATTATAGTTGAAAGGTTATTATGAATGTAAAATTGCTAATTATAAATCAAGTAAAAACTGTAGTGTAAAATTTATATTAATTGTTTATAGTATGTTTAAAATTGATGAACTATTAAAACAGTTTCATATAAGTAAAGAGGATATTCAGTTACGAGAAAAGCTTAAGAGTAAACTATGTACATTTAGTGCAGTTCTAGCTAATAATTTTTGTAAAAACTATCTTCAGAATGATGAGAAAATATATCATTATTATAATATTAATGAACTTATTAAAATAGTTAATAAGTTCATAATATTTATATTTACTGCTCCGATAGATAATAGATTTTTATACCACATATATAAAATAGGATCAATGTTTGCAAGTATAAAATTAGATTCTGCTATTCTAAAATATATATTTTGTTGTATTAATCAATTACTATATAAAATGTCTGAGCTTGACTCTATTATAAAAAACAATTTAGATCTTATTAGCCGTTTTTTAGCAATGGTTGAATATGTAATTATTGATTATACATATAGTAATACAACAAGTCCCAATAGTATTTCAAATAATACTCTAATTATTGCTATAGATAATATTTATAGGACTTTTATAATTCATAAAAACAATTTTTTGAAAATTGAAAAATATATGAAAAATGATAGTAGTGATGTATCTTTAATTAATTCAATTGAAAATAATCCATTAATGTGTAAGTCTCATGATGATTTGATTAGTTTTAGAAATCAGGTAGATTTGTTAAATAGATCAGGTATAGATATTGATGAAATTATATCTATATATAAAGATTGGAATATAGCTATATCGAAATTTAAAAGCTCTATAAAAAGTTGTAATGAAAATAAAAAAATATACTATTTTAACCAGCTAACACTTCTTAATAAAAAACTTAATAGTCAAATAGAAAGATTATTAAAATACTTTTCAACAAGCAGTTTTTTATCTCTACTTGCAGGATTAAAAGCAATACATGCAATACACAAGATTTTCTCTAAGCATAATCTTATTTTAGATTCAGAAGAAGATATAAAAACAAATATTATTGAGAGAGTAAAAAAAATTTTTGATGATGTAGTTCCTTGGGCTATTGAGGAGATAATAATAGATAGTAAATATTTGAATATTTTAGAGTATGATATTGTAAAAAAAGTAGAGTATGAAGAGTATATATTTTATTTTGGAATAAAACTTGTAAATATTGAAAATAGACAATATATAGAAGAGATATTAATGCTGCTATTGGAAGCAATTGAATTAAACTTCATTATGAAGAAACGTGAACAATCTCTTGTAGAGTTTGCAAAGAAGGCAGAAAGTGCAAATGGTGAAAAAGATGATTTTTTAGCTTGTATATCTCATGAGCTTAGAACTCCTCTTACTGCTATAAATGGTTTTTCTCAAATTCTTATGATGAGTCAAGATACTCCTGACAAAATTAAAAAGTATTTGGAAAAGATCAACAAAGAAGGAAATAGTTTACTTAATATGGTAAATACAATATTAGATTTTGCAAAGCTTGATGCTGGAAAAGTAGATTATAATCAGAAGATGAGTAAAGTGATTTTTATAATCAGAGAGGTTAAATTATTAACAA
This Hydrogenimonas thermophila DNA region includes the following protein-coding sequences:
- a CDS encoding sensor histidine kinase, with protein sequence MFKIDELLKQFHISKEDIQLREKLKSKLCTFSAVLANNFCKNYLQNDEKIYHYYNINELIKIVNKFIIFIFTAPIDNRFLYHIYKIGSMFASIKLDSAILKYIFCCINQLLYKMSELDSIIKNNLDLISRFLAMVEYVIIDYTYSNTTSPNSISNNTLIIAIDNIYRTFIIHKNNFLKIEKYMKNDSSDVSLINSIENNPLMCKSHDDLISFRNQVDLLNRSGIDIDEIISIYKDWNIAISKFKSSIKSCNENKKIYYFNQLTLLNKKLNSQIERLLKYFSTSSFLSLLAGLKAIHAIHKIFSKHNLILDSEEDIKTNIIERVKKIFDDVVPWAIEEIIIDSKYLNILEYDIVKKVEYEEYIFYFGIKLVNIENRQYIEEILMLLLEAIELNFIMKKREQSLVEFAKKAESANGEKDDFLACISHELRTPLTAINGFSQILMMSQDTPDKIKKYLEKINKEGNSLLNMVNTILDFAKLDAGKVDYNQKMSKVIFIIREVKLLTIHMANRKNISLNISVDENLTLMIDPELFKQVLLNLISNAIKFTPENGKINLTASYNEQYKEYIFSICDTGVGIAKEDQTKLFHSFVQIENIYQKSVAGSGLGLMICKKIIEDLHQGRIWVESKPGNGSCFYFSIPVENID